In a genomic window of Telopea speciosissima isolate NSW1024214 ecotype Mountain lineage chromosome 5, Tspe_v1, whole genome shotgun sequence:
- the LOC122663068 gene encoding type I inositol polyphosphate 5-phosphatase 10-like, giving the protein MYAFAIETGVTLHEYGSLFPFFQEIVPLNAGNVLVIEDNEPEAKWLALINQALNKTSDVNTSDSPSPPLDYCPFPSQASGKKSISKVLKPNGGLLFFEKPSLKKVSRILKVQEGRGLKSCNCPSEFERKYSKGSYFRCQGVYIGEDDSSSENEDGSNSFLMAEITTNQMNIIASKQMVGIFVTVWARKELVQHIGHLRLSCVGCGILGYLGNKVCIHFVVI; this is encoded by the exons ATGTATGCTTTTGCCATCGAAACTGGTGTAACCCTACATGAATATggctctctcttcccctt TTTTCAGGAAATAGTTCCCTTGAATGCCGGAAATGTGTTAGTGATAGAAGACAATGAGCCAGAAGCAAAATGGCTAGCTCTCATCAACCAGGCCCTGAACAAAACTTCAGATGTCAACACCTCCGACAGTCCAAGCCCCCCCCTAGACTACTGTCCCTTTCCTTCTCAAGCTTCTGGaaaaaaatccatatccaaAGTTTTGAAGCCCAATGGTGGTCTACTATTCTTCGAGAAGCCTTCTCTTAAAAAGGTCAGTAGAATCTTAAAGGTACAGGAGGGAAGAGGCCTCAAGAGTTGCAATTGCCCTTCTGAGTTCGAAAGAAAGTATAGTAAGGGCTCCTATTTTAGATGCCAAGGAGTTTATATTGGTGAAGATGACTCTTCCTCAGAAAACGAAGATGGTTCAAATAGTTTCCTAATGGCAGAGATCACCACTAACCAAATGAATATTATAGCCAGCAAGCAGATGGTGGGAATTTTTGTCACTGTTTGGGCAAGGAAGGAACTTGTTCAGCACATTGGACACTTGAGACTCTCCTGCGTTGGCTGTGGAATATTGGGATACCTTGGAAACAAGGTGTGTATTCATTTTGTTGTTATATAA